The Panicum virgatum strain AP13 chromosome 3N, P.virgatum_v5, whole genome shotgun sequence genome includes the window ATAATATAGATATTGTTTGATATATGTTGTGGTAACAACTACAACGCTAGAAAATCTTAGATTGAGATTCCACTTGTGtgtggagaaaagaaaaggataaaTTGTATTAAAGGCTAAATTGAACCAAATGATATTGTTTACGAGGCAAATGaactaaaaaataataattaaagGGACTATGCGGACccaggggtggtaaagggccttaATTTTTTAGctagataatctaagggccGAGCCCTAAAAAGATAGAGCCATAATCTTattcaattttgagctaaaaaactGAAGGGCCAAATAGGATTGTGAAGGGAGCATTACGGCCATGGCCTATTACCACCCCCGTCCTCGGCCATACCCGAGGGGAGTATATATTAGCTATATGTATCATGGATATATGTCACATCCAAGATGTTGAAGctgaaataatatttaattttatTCCATCACTAAAGAAAGTTAGACATCTAAATCAATCCCCTAACTTGCACACTGAGCATGAAGTACTAACTAAGACAAATGCAATGACCTGATTAATCAGACAGGTGAGTGATAACGGCCTAAAGTTACAGTCAAGCAAATCTCTTCCtcttctactccctccgtttttttACATGTCGTCatattaggtttgtcctaagtcaaatttaACTAACTTCAACCAAGTCTACATAAAAATATATCAATATCTATACTATCCAGCATATGCACTATCAACATATACTTCATGGTGAATTTAATAAAACAAATTTTGTATTATAAATGTATTATTTGTTTCTATAAATTTATTCAAAGTTTGTTAAGTTTGACTTAAGATAAACATAACacaatatataaataaaaaccgAGAGAGTATCTAGCATACCGAACCCAAATGTGTATGCAAGTTTGCAACGAAGGACGAAGATATTATATATGAAGGATCCGTCAAGTTGCGGTGTTCCCCGTGTTGACGTCCCAATCTATAGATGGCCGTTTGGCCAGATGCCCATGGGGGCCCGAGACCCGGCCCAATTTAGCCCGACTCGAGCACGATCCGGGCCCGATTATTATTGGGCTCCGGGCGGCACGGGCACGATAGCCGGGCCGTGCCTAGGCCTCACTGTCAGCCCATGGACGCGtccaggcacggcccgaaaaAGGGCGGCCCGATCGGCCCGATGGGTAGCACGATAGGCCCGTTTAAATACTATATTATCCATTATCAAACCCTATTTAAACATTTTCGGGCCGCCGGGCTGCCAGGCCAaacgggccggcccggcccgattAAATCAATTTTGGGCCGTGCCTAGGCCGGCACTTCAGCCCATGGGCAGGCACGCCACGGCCCGTTAATATTTTCGTGCTTAAGCGGGTCGTGCCTAAACGGGCCGTGCTTAGACGggcccgtgccgggccgggccgggccgcccgtttggccacctcccaatccaaccgggtgTATCTatcttgttttgtttctttttttttcttctgtctATGGTCTCCCAGGAGGACTGTAGTCTTATAttcttctgctacatcaataGAAACTCGCACTATCTTGtgcggttcgtttaaaaaaaaatccatcaACTCCACGCCCGGCATTCCGGACAAGCTACTAGCTGTGTTTGCTCGCTCGCTCACGTTACCAGCTGATTAAGCAAACATCCTTTGATTATGCTTGCTTCTTTACTCTACGTACGTTGGGACCTGCGCATCGGCACCGCCTAGCTGCATCAGAAAACATAATGGAATGACTGGACAGTACTGCACACTCAGTTAAATGGAGGTAGTTGCTGTTGATGACTGATTAAGCAAGCTTAGCGAGAGGTTAGCTGCATGCTAATGAGCATTCACCGAATTTTCTGGCGGCGCATGTGCTCGGCGCTCGCCGACTGCGTGTTCTTGCTGCGTCTCCATGATCCATCATCCATGGTCCATGCATGTGCCGATGCGCGTTCCCTGATGGAAGTGGGCGCCAAGTCAAATTAAACCCGGCTTATTGTATTGGCTCTCTCACAGCTCACAAGCTCGGTGCCAAAGCGATCGTGGGTTTCCGGACCTGGGAAAATGCCCCGTTCATGCGTCGCGATCTGTGCCATGAACCCGTATATTCCGCGACGGGCACGCCGTGCCGTCGCCGCTACTCCGCTGCGCCCGTTTCACAGCGCGTACGCCTCACTTGACAACCTGACGCGCGCAACTCCCAAGGAGTGAGGGCAAAACCGGTGGAAAATTACGGTTTACTACTGGTGTAGCTGCGGGGTGAGCTGCTAGCTGGATGATGAGCCTATGTTATCCACAACGGCCTCGAAGGGGGAAAATAGGTAAATACATACTCCTATATCATCTCTCACACAGATATACACACTGTTCTTATTCATGTCGATATTTTGATCGATGAGCAGGGGAAAAAAAGAATGAGATTGGGATGGAAAAAAAGGAAACCAAGGATAACAGTATCCTTTTTCTCATCAGCATAACTTATATGTACTGTattttactccctccttccccgtttataaggcatggtggaacatgacacggtcttctaaacaacactttgaccatttatttatcatatattatatcacttttgattataaacttataatcattgtaaaatatatttgattatgaatccaatcatatgaaatttgcattataaaaataaaaatttaatagtcaaattattggtcaaagatgacaaggtttgaatcttgatatacgtgtatgccttataaacagggaaggagggagtagctaGCTAGAGAttatcctctctctctttcgtTTCACTTGCTTTACAGCTTTGAGACCAAGATTATTACATACATGAACACACGATTTCCAATGAATACGATGATCACACCAACAAGCTGGCTTGCTTCCACACCCTCTACAATCAAAGAATACATACCGGACTCCAAAAACTCGATTGATCAACACAGCAAGACGATGTGCGCCACTCACCAAGGAATAATTCGAATCAGCAGCTTCGACTGCCATGAGAAAGTACTCCTCCTCGATCCATGCATGTGCTGCCAGCATCTCAGTGATGCAAGGGGTTCGGGCCCGTGGGCACCAGCCTCTTCTCCACGCCGTACCGCGGATCGATGCCCGCCTTTCCCTGGCCTACCGCGGACGGTGGGATGATACCGTCCCGGTTCCATCGGTGGACATGGTGATGCTGATgccgatggtggtggtggtggtgacggTGGTTGTGATCAGTCGATGAGGAGGCCGCAGCGTCGTCGGAGCTCGTCGCGGCGAGCAGCATCTTCCTTGCcgggacgacggcgacgaccgAGCCTGCTGTTCGCCTCCCCAGCAAGCCACCGCAGCCAAGGCGACCGCAGCCGTGGAACGCGACGGTGAGCACGGCGAGCCacaggaggacgacgacggtggCCGCAGCGGCGTCAGGTCGTCTCATGGCGACCGCGCATTCTTCTGCCGGCTGAGAGGATTCATGGATGGAGGCGGTCGGTCGAGGGTCGTGGCCGAGCTAGCTACCTAAGCTGTTATAGCATGTGCGCCTTGTAGCCACCGGTTGATGAGGAGACGACCGAACGGAGAAACTAGCAAAGGAAGCAAAGCAACAAGGCTGTAATGCAGGTACGTGGTAGCTTGCCGGGCGATCGAGTTGGTGGTAGGCAAAGGCCAGGAAGGCGAAAGACGAGAGCGAGACGGAGGGGTTCAGAGTTGCTTGGGACGTGGTGGTGGAGGGCGTTAAGAAGGGTGGAGTTGCTTGCGTGGGACTCCTATCGCTGGGCTCGATTACACAGCTGCTTGCTTGATGATTGCGTAAATCTTAGGGCCCGTAATTTCTTCAGGCGCGCGGAGTTGACCCTCGGGGCACCGAGGGCTGATGAACCTCCTGCTCGCGTTGGACGCGCTAGCAATGCAAGCTGTACGTAAAGTGTAAGCAAAACTAGCGCGTGTGTGATACGTTAGCTTCTGAAGCCGTGCGCGCCTTGCATGAACTACGAGCACGTACTCCGGTAAAAGCAAGCATTTATTTATCGAATGACTAAACAAGCATTCACTACTTGGCAACGAAGATTAAAGAAAATAAGAACGCTGCTTTCACTTTCTTTATACATGTAGCGCCTGGAAAGAAACTATGGACAATCAAAAGAAGGAACACACTGTATAGAAAAAGAAGAATATTGATGTGAGAAGGGAAATTAATATCATACTTTGTGGATCATATCAATGTAAAGAGTTTCAGAGGGCTGACCAAAGGTTCTGTATTTTTTATTCCCAGAATGATGCTTCAGGTACGAAGTCAAAATTCCTATTATATATAAGGCTCAAACATCATACAGATGCAACAGCCTTGACTTGCTGCATTTCATattggccccgtttggtttgtaGCGTGCTAATGAATAGTgacattttgaccgctaattacggtgtcaaacaaatcCAGTTTAccaaaccaacttcagaaccccgcgctagtgaccctgaagaatctaatgagacctttgaccgcgcgattagaggatgtttactgtagcaaatcatcgattaattaccgtcattagattcgtcgcgaaaagttatacccatctctgaaaaagttttgcaaattgacTTCATTTACTACTTCATGCATAGAAGATTCTCTTGTAGAATGGAATAGCGCAGCGTGAACCAAACGAGGCCATTATTTTGAATATGCATGTGGTGATGAGAGTAAGACCACAAATAATTATCGGAAGACGTACATCAATGCATTAATTCAGACAAGATGTAAGTGATCACCTCTCAGTCCTACTTACCATGTCACCCTAAGTTCCTTTCCTAGCTGGAAATCCTCTCGCTCCCTCGCGTCGCCCCCACTAGGCGACCGAGGGAGCCCCTTCACACCGCCGCTcccagcccccgccgccgcctcccccctcCCTCGCTGTCGCCCGAGCGGGCCCTCGGaagcccggcggccggcgaggaaggcgacggcggggcgAACCAGCCGGTGGGGGCCTCTAGCACGGGGGCGGGACGGCGTCTGCGGCCATGGCCGGGCGGCGGGCAGGAGCCATAACGGCGTGAATCCGGCCGACTGCGAGAGGATCCGGTTCTCCCACCACCGGATCTGTTATCTCCGCCCCTCTCCCTCGAGCGACGGGTGGCGCGGAGCGGTGAtggcgtgtggtggcggcgatGTCCGGCATAGGGCGCGACGACGGCCTTATGCTGCAACACCGTCTGAGGCGGGAGCTGCGAGAGCCGCGGGAGCGCTGCGGCGAGAGCTGCGGCGGGCGACCTGATGGGGCCGACATCACGGCGGAGGGCAAACTGTGACTGCTGTCTGACCGGCCTGGGGTCAGCGGCGCGGCCTCTTCTGCTACGCATGAGTAGAaaaaggaggccggcggcggtgggctggGCCCCACCGGCGGCATGGTGCGGCCCTTGGGGGCTGTGCAAGCACGCGTTGGTGCGCCGGTTTAGGCCGTGAAGGGCCACGCTGTGGAGGGCTGCGGCGTGCGTGCAAGGGTGGCCGCCACGAGTGAGGAGGTCCGAGCGACGGGCGCAGTGGAGTTGGAGGTCAGCGGCATGGTacgcggaggcgcggcggcggcgccgctccggATGGGCTGCCGTGTCAACGGTCGGAAGTGCCAAGCCATGAATGTGTAGCGAGGGTTTGGAAGCTCCGGGCGAAAGCCCTTGCCGGCATTCTTGCGGGTAGAGATGACGGCGGAGCCCTAGGGCGTCGTTTCCCTGTTGGGGGCGTCATCTTGAAGAAACAACCTTGTTACATGGGGTTCTCGGGGTGAAAACCCGGTCCAGTTCctggacgagcgacggcggcgcctttGGCGTCGTGtcctccttggaggcgtcgtgtcctccttggaggcgtcgtcTTCTGAGGCCTATCTAGACTTTCCTAATCCATTGATTCATCGGCAGCTTCGGACGGAGTTGGCCTTTCTGCCGCGTGGCGAGCTAAACAGGTGTTGCTGAGCTCTCGTGGGTGCCGTTCGCAGCTATGGTGGCGGCCGGTGGTTGTAGCATGGTTGTCGGTTGTGGCAGCTTGCAGCGGACTGCGGTGGCTGTCGTTGCTTGGCAACCGTCAGTGCGGCGTGGGACTGCGTCGAAGGAGGGCGCTGGCGGCTTCGGTATCATGGGACGACTTGGCTTGCAGCGGATCGCGGCGGGTTGCTCAGCTTGGCTGGGTTTCCCGGTGCGGTACATCATCGAAAGATGGTGCAAGCGACTTCTCCGGTTTCCTGGCATGGTGGCGGAGGTTATGTGCACGGGTGAAGCAAGTAGGTGAGGCCGGACTACGGCGGTGGCTCGGTTTTGATGGGCACGTGGACGTGGGGCAACATTGCTCACCACCTCGACGGCAATAAAGAAAACAAAATCATGGCGTGGAGTACTGTGGCGGACGTGGCAAGGCCCCCGCGCGTGATGATTCTTCGAGGCGACGATAGCGAGGTCCAACGGCGGAAGTGGTGAGGCCCCCGCGCGTTGTGTTATCATGGCGGTGACTGCGAGGCAGCCTACGAGAGGTCTGATTTCGGTGGTATCACTCCGTCAGGTGGTCGGTGGTGTTGCAGCAGCACTGCGACGATGGATCCCGCATGGCGGCGGTCTTCCCGGTGCGCTGTGCATCTTTCGATTCTATGTCGACGCAGGGTCACGTTTGGAGTTCTCGGCAACTACATGAGCGTGGATGGTTTCGGTGAGCGCCACGAGCTCTGCTTCTACTGAATTTGTCGCGTGGAGTTGCTGTGGAGATGAGTTGTGCGGCTGCGTCGATGCTCCAATCCGACCGGCCTGATTTGTTGAGTAACGTTGAGTTCGGCGTGTTGATGcccaatccaatccaatccaatccgcttgtgttatttttctttttttctctttttgttgCCTGGTTATGGCTGTCTAGGGTCGTAACCTTGTATTTTTCTACTATAGCAATAGAAGCGCAATCGTCGAGTGCCgtccgttcaaaaaaaaaaagatgtaggTGATCCAAGTATGCCTTGTATCTCCAAACAAAAGTACCCTTTTAAGATGTAAAATGAAGACATCTATTATACATCCGAAACCGAAACCATGGCAACATACAGGTtcattctcttttcttcttgttgttggcttttttttttgggaaaagtCCGGTTGACACTCTTGAACTATCATAAAAgtttgattttcaaccttcaactacgaaaccggataaCAGAGGCCATCCAATTGTTCAAACCGGATAAATTTAGCCCCTTagatggttttgaaggtggttttccattttgtgagaattaaaactatttaattttaaactaaaaagatcataagtaattcattttaaatcaaaaaattatgaaatgggtattAAAAGTTTTCTACAAATGTATCCTATCTATTGGCACAATATTTATCAATTATtcaaatctaattttttttatattcaaAATATTTGTTTTCTTGTAGTTATAACTAtgatttttgaataaaatttaaatggagcaataatagataggttacttTTTTTAGCAAAATTTCGGtactaatttcatatttttctaatttaaaatgaattaattttattttttagatctaattatatatttttattttctttagaaaaatgcaaactgcCTTCGAAACTATCCCAATGGCCAAATTTGCCCGATTTCGACAGTTAGATGGCCTATGTTATTCGATTTTATAGTTGAAGGTGGAAAATcaaacttttgcgatagttggggggagggggtggtaatcggacttctcttttttttttaaacaaaactCACAGCAACTTCGCGCATAGCTTTTACAGAAAAACTAATCGAGCATGCCCACATTGCGCAAGCTTAATTTGAAAAGCGCGAGCTGCCTACTTGCGTGTGCTGTGCTGCCAGAACCGGAATCCTAGTCCTTGAGCTCGCGGAACTGACGCAACGGGTTAGAGGAAGATGGCTTCACCCTGCCTGCCATAGTGCCATCTTCAGCGCCAGGTCCAGCTTGCCCTTTGAGGCTGCGCTTGATGACTCCGGGAAGGTGGAGGCACGCCGTGGATTCACTGACTTGCTAAAGGCAAGTCAGAGAATCACTTCGATCCGTCCCCGGTCGTTTGTTTGCAGATGGATGGATGGGAtcagtggcgaagccagcccAAAAAATGACCTAGGGCAGAGTTCAACATCAAAATTTTCGCACGGCCAAAGTGATGCGCCGAAGATTGCTGCCCGATTGCAAGCGCCCGCGGCAGCGGTGCACGGGATCCGCTGACGCAGCTGGCGGGTGTTGAGTTGGGGTTGCAGGACGGACTGACGGACGGACGCGGAGCGCCATCGTGCAACGACAGCAATGCGTCGGCGTGAGTGCCTGAGCGGGACTGCAGGCAGGGGGGTGGATGGTGAACTGCCAAAGTCGCCAGCGGCGTCTGGTGGCAAGAAGACACAGCGTTGGGCTGGGGCTAGGCTGAACCTCTTAAGTGGCTACAGCCCACTCGACCGGACGGCCCACGAGATCACGAAGTCCTCTCGTGCAGTGCTCCATTGGCCCAATCTGAGTCTCGCAACTCTTGGCAGTAGATGACTGTCGTCCTCACGTTCGGGGGAGGGGGGCGCCATCGCACCGTCATGAGCCCCGGTCGGAGTTGAGAACGGGGGGATATTGTCAGCACCCACGAACTGGAGGAAGCATCTACTACTATGGACAGCCCCACCAGAAAGCCTAGTGTTAGTTTTGGTGGCTGCGAATGGGTTCGCTAGATGTGCCTGCGCGCACGTATTAAGCCCAACCCATATAAATGCAAGAGAGTTGCTGGTTAAAATACTAAGTGCGTACGAGGAGGAGTATCGAACAACTTATATGAACTCTTACTCTTTACTCAAGTAATTTGTCCTTTGAAAGTTAATTCCTTGTtctcctctgttcttcttaTGTTCCTCAGATCCATCCTACTTCTTGTTCTCCGCTACCTTTGTTGTTAACAGTATGCTCTAGATCTCGTCTAGAAGCACCTAGGGCGGCCGCGCCGGGCTcgccctagtggtggctccgccactggatGGGATCCATTGCTACAGCACCTACGCTACAGTGCACGACGAACAGTAAAAATCGGCACAGTAAATAACGTTTGGCTACTGTTCATCCAGACACAATTTACTGTAGTTTTTGCTGCCTTTGCTTCAGCAAGTCAGACAAGCCGGACCGGTGGAGGCAGCCCTGATTGCTGCTCTCTTGTCCTTGCTCTTCTCAAATTTTGATGCAAAACTTAACTGAAGCCGTGGCAGCAGTTAGCAGTATCGTTTTCTGCAGAGGGAAGGCAAAAGGCCGCACTCCGAGGCCCATTTTTTTCGTTTTCTTTCTTCGTTCGTGTGTGTGGTGGCGcttggggggtgggggtggctcCATGGATACGGTGGATTGTGGTGATTGCACGGCCTGGAATTCATGATCGCGGAGTGCTCTGTTCAGGGCATAATCATCAGAGCGCCGGCTGTATGAGAGAGATATCAGTCTGTTACGAAATCTTTGCAGCCATGGGAGTCAGCTTACACTAGCAAGAGCTCCATGCTCGATCCAGGGCAGATGGTCATATAATTCAGAGTTTTGCTCCCTGGTAGTTTGCAGCAAGGTTTCTACGCACGTTTTACCTTGATCTGCTGGCAGATTTGGAAAGAAAGAAACGCCAGAATCTTCATACTGGAAGCATATGCAATCCCTCAATTGTCGATCACTATTAAATCTGATGCAGGGCCTGCCCTATAATTTCAAGGATCCTTgggcaagaaaaaaaagaacccGTTGAACTAATTTATTGTCAAAATTACAGTATATagtatgaaaaataaaaaaatatttcgcaATATATGTGTAGCTCATAAAATATATCAATAGTTTAGAATAAGCAATAAGCAATAAACTTACATATGAGGTACACATATATGCTTATTGCGAAATAAGCAATAAGCAATAAACTTACATATGAGCCGGCTCTAAATAAAAATAGTAACTACTCGCAAAAATTATTTCGCAATATATGCTTATTGCGATCGTGTGCGTGTCTGTTGTTCGCCGTTCTTGCCGTTACCGGTCGCCGAGTGAGGAGCTAATCAAATCAACGTCGGCGTATCCTCTCCTCAGCTAGAACCTAAAATACCATGAGCGCGTGAGCAAGGTGCCAGGGTCACGGCGGTGGCAGGAAAGAAAACAAAACTTTGAAACGTGCCTTCGCTCCACAGACGGTTAGGTTATAACCTGGAAGACTTCTCTACGGTTGTACGCCATGGCTAGGAGTGGCAAAGGGCAACAAACTTTAGCCTATATAGTCCAAGAGCCGAGCACTAAAAGAGCCGATCTTTTATcttatttaattttgagctaaaaatatataaggatTAGATGGATCGTGAAGAGAGCAATAGAGTTATGATCCGTTAACACTCCTAAATCATAGCCTCATGAGCTGTTTTGTGATAGTTATTATACTAAATAGAAAATTGTATATCCATATTACCTATATGGTCTTGGCCCCTGGTATGGTCTTGGCCCCCGGCTCCATCGGTCGCACTGCCTGCCCCTCTTTTTAGAGCCGGCTCTACTGAAGTTGAACTCTGGGTGCTAGCAGGGCCAAGAAGTTAGGTTGTCTTTTTTTGCGAGTAGTTGTGTTCTTCTCCTTTCCTGTCTTTTCTTTAGCCTTTATGTAACAGAAGCTGGACAGCCAAAGATGCGCGTGTTCGGACACTGCAGTACATTGTAAAAACTTTTCTTCTACCTAtcaatacaaagatacgcagttCTCCTACGTATTCATACAACCTATGAGATAGATTTGGCACGGCGATCTTGTCTGTACCGAAGTAGCAAGAACGGCCTGACAAGATCATGCGCAAGCAAAAAAAGCAGTGTATGGTGATGGTGGATCATCCGGACGTGCTCTCGGCGTTTTGCTAGCGTTTATGGTTTCcggttcccaaaaaaaaaaagcgtaTATGGTGTCCGCTTTCCTCATCCAGAAACAATATCGGATACGGGCTTTGACAATTCAAACGCTGGCGCGCGCCGGCCCACCAGGTTAATCTTGGCGGCCCAATGTACATCATTATGGGCCCATTTTGGATGTTAGTGGATGGGCTGCGCCGCTGCTGTGCGGTAGATCATGAACAGAACAGTTCCATGTCTTGCATTTTTCTGGTCTAGCCTGTGTATTTGTGTACTCCATGTGTAAGGTGTGTAGTATGTGTATACTCCAGACATATTTGTAGTATGTGTGTACTCCATGTGTAAGGTGTGTGCCTCCTTGGACGGGGGACGACTGCTGAGCAAGAACGTGCGCACGCACAGCTCCGTCTTGACCTAGTGACCTGTCCACCTTACCGGTCAGTCACAGCTAGGGTGGTAATGGGACATAGTCTTAGTAACTTCTTCACAGCACAACAAAAtctttaaattatttagtttaaaattgtataagattagagcccggcccttttagaaCCAGACTCTTAaattttctaattcaaaattttaagccctttaccacccctctAGTCACAGCCCTGCCTTGCGGGTGCGGCGGCCAGTGGGCGCCCATACCGCTACGGCGAAGGCGCCaccgcccccctccctcccccaccccccacacacacaactCAGCCTCTGCGCACGCCATGCCGCCGGCAtcatttataaaaaaaagaaatcttgCCGCATCGCCATTCTAATCAGGGggagtttagttcccaaaaaattttgggtgaaAAGTTTTAGATaacatttgaccactaattagaagtattaaatatagattaattataaaactaattacatggatggacgggaatttacgagatgaatctattaagactaattaatctatcattagaggttgatactgtagcacgacattgtcCAATCATGGTCCAATTAttattagacttaaaagattcgtctcgcaatttcacCCGAGGGTTGTGGAATGAGTTTTGTTAGTTATCCACATTTATTACtcgtaattaatggtcaaatatTATTTGTTAATGTAGCGCTAAAAAAGTTGGAAACTAAACAGCGACGCCGGCGGGATAGCTAGCCGCTGCGTACGTCCACGTGTGGCCTGGCCTACCCGCCTACACCCTGGGTCCGTTTCGTCCGTCCCTACTAtcggccatgtttggttaaaatcacgaaaacttttgcacaaaaagacgaatgcatgcatgaagtactaaacgaagtttatttgcaaaacctttttagaaatgggtgtaatttttcgagacgaatctaatgagccaagtttcatcatgattggctacagtgatgctacagtaaccgcgctcaatcatcctcCAATCGTatggtcaaagacctcattagctagagcaactgctacagtaccgcaGTTGTGGaagtaattttgtaattagactttatttaataccactaattagtggtcaaagcttcatttctctctcatcaaaactttTCTACACTCTAACCAAACATCCTCTGCGCGATCCTGCGGCCTTGCCGGCAGCAGAAAGCGGCCATTGCTCCTCCCGCATCCGGCAAGCAGGGCAccgccaccggccaccaccgGGCGTCGTCGCCCCGGCGACAACTAGCATCCCGCTCTTGCGCGTCGGATCAGGGAGGGGAGGCAAGGAGCCAAGGGCGTACAGTACGAACGACGCGTCAAGAAGCCACGCCCGGCGCGCGTCGTCAGGTGATCCACAGTGCCTGTGCTCGTCCGCCGCCGTCGGTGCTCCGCGCGCGACGAGCCGACGAGCCTCGAGTACGCGCACGAGCGGACGAGGCAGCGAGCCAGCGTGACAGCGACGAGACGACAGACGGGACGAGCGGACGCCGGCGACGGGCGTGGTGCGCGATGCTTGCTGCAGTACATGAACTCGCAGTACATGATTGATGGACGTGGAGGGTAGTACTGGAGACTGGCAAACGGCAGTGGGAGATTGACCGGCAGTAGGAGTAGTACAATCAACGGGGAGCCGGCCCC containing:
- the LOC120667463 gene encoding protein FON2 SPARE1-like produces the protein MRRPDAAAATVVVLLWLAVLTVAFHGCGRLGCGGLLGRRTAGSVVAVVPARKMLLAATSSDDAAASSSTDHNHRHHHHHHRHQHHHVHRWNRDGIIPPSAVGQGKAGIDPRYGVEKRLVPTGPNPLHH